The following proteins are encoded in a genomic region of Montipora foliosa isolate CH-2021 chromosome 10, ASM3666993v2, whole genome shotgun sequence:
- the LOC137972581 gene encoding uncharacterized protein, with protein sequence MRNAISPAEQLAVTLRFLATGETYTSLQYQFRINKGTLSLIIPRVCEAISTVLASYITCPSSEEEWLEIAKRFHSRWQLPNCIGAIDGKHVRILHPPGTGSDYFNYKGFFSIVLMAVVGPNAEFVFADVGCQGRISDGGVLRNTVFYHALEAKQLNIPEPKPLPVNDAIVEEWDTLVPHYFVGDDAFSLTENVMKPYAKRGISEEQRVFNYRLSRARRVSENAFGILSAKFRMFHSTLCVKPKNAISIVHSCLALHNFLIKKCPTVYTPPGSLDYENENGEVIAGEWRQTGDNKFENLALPGMNHTRSASQMRDYLSEYVNGPGQVPWQWGFFYLRSIKARKLYSDPK encoded by the coding sequence ATGAGAAATGCCATCTCACCAGCTGAGCAGCTTGCTGTGACGCTTCGTTTTCTGGCTACCGGTGAGACGTACACAAGTCTCCAATATCAGTTCCGGATTAACAAAGGAACACTTTCTCTCATAATCCCCAGAGTATGTGAGGCGATTTCTACCGTCCTTGCGTCATATATCACATGCCCAAGTTCCGAGGAAGAATGGTTAGAGATCGCCAAGCGTTTTCATAGTAGATGGCAACTGCCGAATTGTATCGGAGCTATCGACGGGAAACACGTCCGGATCCTACACCCCCCAGGAACTGGTTCCGATTACTTTAATTACAAAGGGTTCTTCAGCATTGTGCTTATGGCAGTCGTGGGCCCTAATGCAGAATTCGTGTTTGCTGATGTTGGCTGCCAAGGTCGCATTAGTGATGGTGGGGTTCTGAGGAACACCGTCTTCTACCACGCACTTGAGGCCAAACAGCTAAACATCCCTGAGCCAAAACCTCTCCCAGTGAATGATGCCATTGTAGAAGAATGGGATACTCTGGTGCCACATTATTTCGTGGGAGACGATGCGTTTAGCCTGACAGAAAATGTCATGAAGCCTTACGCAAAGAGGGGGATATCAGAAGAGCAAAGGGTTTTTAACTATCGGTTATCTAGAGCTCGTAGAGTGAGCGAGAATGCGTTTGGTATTCTTAGTGCTAAATTTAGAATGTTCCACTCCACACTGTGTGTTAAGCCAAAAAACGCAATAAGCATAGTTCATTCTTGTCTGGCATTGCATAACTTCCTTATTAAGAAATGTCCAACAGTCTACACACCCCCAGGGTCCCTggattatgaaaatgaaaacggTGAAGTTATTGCTGGTGAATGGAGGCAAACTGGAGACAACAAATTTGAGAATCTGGCTCTTCCTGGAATGAATCACACAAGAAGTGCCAGTCAGATGAGAGATTACCTCTCAGAGTATGTTAATGGTCCTGGGCAGGTTCCCTGGCAATGGGGGTTCTTTTACCTTAGAAGCATAAAAGCAAGGAAGCTTTACTCTGATCCAAAGTGA
- the LOC137973239 gene encoding creatine kinase B-type-like encodes MDQVLSTMSPTFTSFLQTHKIAILSAAAVAGSLAVGLGAYQLSSRSSPAAVRIACDRSRPARRDSYIPLADYPDLRQYNNLMAKHLTPRLYAKLRNRQTATGFTLDKAIQTGVDNPGHPFILTVGAVAGDEESYETFAELFDAIIEERHNGFKKTDLHKTDLDSSKIRGGKFDEQYVLSTRVRSGRSIRKLSLPPHCSRAERRKVEKVVTRALGGLTGELKGRYYPLTDMTPDEQQQLIDNHFLFDKPVSPLLTCAGMARDWPDARGIWHNDDKNFLVWINEEDHVRVISMEKGGDMRTVFNRFCRGINDVETLIKRQGHEFMWNEHLGYILTCPSNLGTGLRAGVHVRLPLLSKNPNFDEILQRSRLQKRGTGGVDTAAEGDVFDISNLDRLGYSEVDLVQKVIDGVNLLIRMEKRLEAKRPINDLIPLPK; translated from the exons ATGGACCAAGTATTATCGACGATGTCACCGACTTTCACTTCGTTTTTGCAAACTCATAAAATCGCTATTCTGAGCGCAGCGGCCGTGGCGGGAAGTCTGGCGGTTGGTTTGGGGGCTTATCAGTTAAGCTCGCGCTCTTCTCCAGCTGCAGTGCGCATTGCTTGTGACCGATCGCGACCTGCGAGAAGAGACAGTTACATCCCATTAGCCGACTACCCTGATCTGCGGCAATATAACAATTTAATGGCGAAACATCTAACTCCAAGGCTGTACGCCAAGCTTCGAAACAGACAAACAGCGACAGGGTTCACGCTGGACAAAGCTATCCAAACTGGTGTTGACAATCCAGGACACCCTTTCATTCTCACAGTAGGAGCAGTAGCTGGCGATGAAGAATCATACGAGACCTTCGCGGAACTTTTTGATGCAATAATCGAAGAACGACACAACGGATTCAAGAAAACAGATCTACACAAAACTGATCTCGATTCGTCTAAGATTCGTGGAGGAAAATTTGACGAACAGTATGTGTTATCTACGCGCGTCCGCAGTGGGAGATCGATCCGTAAATTGAGTCTTCCTCCACACTGTTCCAGAGCTGAGAggagaaaagttgaaaaagtcGTTACTCGAGCTCTCGGAGGCCTGACTG GTGAGTTGAAAGGCAGGTACTATCCGCTGACCGATATGACTCCAGATGAACAACAACAGCTTATCGATAATCACTTCCTGTTTGACAAACCAGTCTCCCCGCTTCTCACATGCGCGGGAATGGCACGTGACTGGCCAGACGCGCGTGGAATCTGGCACAATGACGACAAAAACTTCCTGGTCTGGATAAACGAAGAGGATCACGTACGCGTTATCTCGATGGAGAAGGGAGGAGACATGCGCACAGTCTTTAATCGCTTCTGTCGCGGCATCAACGACGTTGAGACACTCATTAAGCGCCAAGGACACGAGTTTATGTGGAACGAACATCTAGGGTACATCCTAACTTGCCCGTCTAATCTCGGAACAGGGCTTAGGGCAGGAGTGCATGTGAGATTGCCACTTTTGAGTAAG AATCcaaattttgatgaaattttacaaagatcACGGTTGCAAAAACGAGGAACGG GAGGAGTGGATACTGCAGCAGAAGGGGATGTCTTTGATATTTCCAACTTAGACAGACTAGGTTACTCGGAGGTCGACCTCGTCCAAAAAGTGATTGACGGTGTCAATTTGCTCATCAGGATGGAGAAACGATTGGAAGCAAAGCGACCTATAAACGACCTCATCCCGCTTCCAAAGTGA